The nucleotide sequence AGCTTTACGTGGACCGTACGGACGGCCGACGCCTGGGCACGCTCTTCCTCCTCGCGGCCCGCTCGCCGCACTCCCTGGTCTACGTACCGCTGCGGTCCGGCCCGCGCGTCCCGGGTCTGGGCGGGTGGCGCGAGGGGGAGCCGCAGCCGCTCGACCTGGTGCTCGTCCCCCGCTCCCGGCAGTTCCGGCCGACACACTGGAAGCAACTGCGCGCGCGGATGGCGGCCGGGAACGCGCCCCGCGAACTCCGCACCGCGAGCGTGCCGGAGACCGACCTGACCGCCGACGGCGACATCGACTGGACCGTCTCCGCCGACCACTACTTCCTGCGCCAACACCGGCACGCCGCAACGCTGTTCCTCACGGGCGAAAGCGGCGCCTTCCGCGAGGCCGCCCGCGAACTCTTCGCCGTCACCAAGGACGGCCCCCCGGTCGCCGCGAAACACCCGCGCCTCTACTTCCCCCAGGGCTGCAACTACCACGTGTGCCGATGCCTGTACGACTGGGACGATCTGGCCAAGCACACCGACTGGGAACAGATGCACGTGACCTTCCACCCCACCTGGGCCCGCTGACCGCCGAGGGCCCGGGGAGGGCCACCGTCGGGCGCGGCGGCGCCGCGCCCGACGCCCAGGTGTGCCGCCGCGCCGTCCACCCGGCGCAACCGGGCCGGTTGCCGGGGGCTGGGCGCGGCGGGCCGACGGGCTGTGTGTCGGTGGGCTGACGGGCCGGCCGTGCCTCGCCGTGCGTCGGACCCGGAAATCCCGGGGTTGGCACGGGATTTCCGGGCGTATCCGGCGTATCAGAAGAGGAAGTAGCGCTGCGCCATGGGGAGGATGCCCGCGGGGCGCGGTTCGATCTTTTCGCCGTTGACGCGGAGGGTGGGGGTCTCCCCGGTGAGTTCGATGAGGGGGGTGGCGTTGTTGAGGGGCATGGTGGATTTGTTGCGGGTCCTGGTGTCGGTGAGGGGGGCGAGGGTGCGGCGTACGTCGAGGCGGGCGGGCAGGTCGTCCTCCAGCGCGGCGTGGGCGACGAAGTGGAGGCTGGTCGCCGCGGCGGCGAACATCGGGCGGGGAAGGACGGGTTGCGCCGTGGGGACGGCCGCGTTGGGGTCGCCCGTCGCGGCGTGCGCGATGGTGCCGCCCTTGAGGACGAGGTGCGGCCGTACGCCGAAGAACGCCGGGTCCCACAGGACGAGGTCGGCGAGCTTGCCGACCGCGATGGAGCCGACCTCGGTGTCCAGGCCGTACGCGACGGCCGGACAAATGGTGTATTTCGCGACGTAGCGCCGGGCCCGGAGGTTGTCCGACGCGACGTCTCCCGCCAGGGCGCCGCGTCGCAGCTTGTTGACGTGGGCGGTCTGCCACGTGCGCATGACGGTCTCGCCGACGCGGCCCGTCCCCTGGCCGTCCGAGCCGATCATGGAGATCGCGCCGAGGTCGTGGAGAACGTCCTCGGCGGCGAGCGCCGCACCCAGGTGTGCCGTGCCGAGGTGTTCCTCGGCGGTGTTGACGGTGTGCGGACGCGACGAATTCGTCGACGAGGGAAGGATGTTGGGGAGCGAGGCGACCGTGACGACGTCCGACGCGCTCTCGGTGTGGTACGCGTGCACGGTCCGGTCGCCGATCGCCGCCAACGCGGCGTCCACGAACCCGACTTCGCCGAGCGTGTCGGCGTGCAGCGCGACCTGGACGCCGGCCGCGTCGGCGACGCGCAGGCTCGTGTCGATCGCGGCGGGCGTCGCACCCCAGTGCGCGTGCACCGCGAACCCGCCCGCTCCGGCCCGTAGTTGCTCCCACAGGGCCTCGTCGGAGACGGTGTTGCCCTTGCCGAGGAGGACGAAGTTGAGCGGGACGTCGTCCAGGGCCTCCAGCATGCGGGCCAGGTGCCAGGCGCCGGGGGTCGTCCCGGCCGACTTGGTGCCGTCGGCCGGGCCGGTGCCGCCGCCGATCATCGTCGTCACACCGGAGCCCAGCGCCACCGCGAACTGCTGGGGTGCGACCAGGTGGACGTGGCAGTCGACGGCTCCCGCGGTGAGGATGCGGCCGTTCCCCGAGATGACCTCGGTGGACGGGCCGATCACCAGGTCGGGGTGGACGCCGTCCATCGTGTCGGGGTTGCCGGCTTTCCCGATGCCCGCGATGCGGCCGTCGCGGATCCCGACGTCGGCCTTGACCACGCCCCAGTGGTCGATGATGACCGCGCCGGTGACGACGGTGTCGGGCGCCCCCTCGGCACGGGTCGCGACCGACTGCCCCATCGACTCGCGGACGACCCTTCCGGCGCCGAAGACCGCCTCGTCACCGGCCGCGCCGCGCGGACGGCAGAGATCCTCGGTCACCTCGACAACGAGGTCGGTGTCGGCGAGGCGGACGCGGTCGCCCGTCGTCGGGCCGTAGAGGAGTGCGTACTGCCGCCGGTCGATCACGGTCATGCGGCCGTCTCCGAGGACGAAGTGGCAAGCGGAGTCGGCGTGTTCGTCGTCGGCAACGCGGACGGGGCGGGGGCGTCGAGTGGTCCGCCGCGTCCGGGGCGCAGGCCGGGGACGACGCGCGCCCCGGCCATCGGGACGAGTGCCACCTCCCGCGCGACGCCGGGCTCGAACCGTTCGGCGGTGCCGGCCGCGATATCGAGCCGCAGGCCCCACGCGGCGTCGCGGTCGAACTCCAGCGCGTCGTTGGCGGCGGCGAAGTGCAGGTGCGAGCCGACCCGCACGGGGCGGTCCGCGGTGTTGCGCACGGTGACGAAGGTGACGGGACGGCCGGGGTTGAGGCGTACGGGGTCGGGGGCGAGGAGGAGTTCGCCGGGGACGACCGGTCCGGAGACGGACGACGGGCGGGAGGAGGCGGGAGGCGGGCCGGAGGCGTGGGGCGCGGCGGGGACGCGGGGTGACCTGCCGCGGAAGGAGCGGCGGACCGGCGGGCCGCCGGGGGACGGGGCGGTGGGACGGATCTCGGGCTTCGCGGCGGGTTCGGCGGCGCCGCCCGTGCGCGTCATGGGATCGGCCGGTGGACGGTCACGAGTTTGGTGCCGTCCGGGAACGTGGCCTCCACCTGCACCTCCCCCAGCATCTCGGGGACGCCGTCCATGACGTCGCCCCGGCCGAGGACGTGCCGCCCGGCCTCCTGGAGGTCCACGACGCTGCGGCCGTCTCGGGCGCCTTCGAGGAGGAACGACGAGAGCACCGCGACCGCCTCGGGGTGGTTCAGGCGCAGTCCGCGCTGTCTGCGCCGGGCGGCGAGGTCGGCGGCGTACGAGAGCATCAACCGCTCCTGCTCGTGCGGGGTCAGCAACACGCGTCGGTCCCCCTTGGGTTCGGGTGCGGGCGGTGCCTCGCCCGGTTCGGCCGAGGCCTCGCCGATTGCCCTGAGAATCGCCGCCGCGTGTTAACCGCCGGTGCGGTGATTGTTACTGTGAGGTATCCAATTGCTCACATCGCGCGACGGGCCTCGTTGACCTGCGGGTTTCATCGGCCGTACGCGCCGTCCGCGGCGTCGGGGACGGCGGCCGGGGCGCGGCGCGTCCGCGCGAATCGCACTCCGGCCGCCCTCACGGCGACGCGATCAGAACCCTCCGCCCGGCGGGGGTTCGATGGCGTCGGCGGGCTCGAAGCCGAAGACCTTGCCGAAGAACCACAGTTCGGCCTCGCGCGTGCGGATGATGTTCTCCGCCTTCCGGAACCCGTGCTGCTCGCCCTCGAACGCCAGGTACACGTAGGGCAGCCCCTTCTCCCGGACCGCCTCGACGATCATCTCCGACTGCGCGGGCGGTACGACTTCGTCCTCCAGCCCCTGGAACACCGCGAGCGGGCACGTGAACGCGTCCGTGTGGCTGATCGGCGACAGCTCCTTGTACCGCTCGGCCATCTCGGGGTATGGGCCGACCAGGCCGTCCAGGTAGCGTGATTCGAACTTGTGGGTGTCGCGGGCGAGCGCCGCCAGGTCCGCGACGCCGAAGTGGTTGGCGCCCGCCGCGAAGGTGTCGCCGAACGCGAGGGCCGCGAGCGTCGTGAAGCCGCCCGCCGAACCGCCCCTGATGGCCAGCTTGTTCGGGTCGACGACACCGGTGCCGGCCAGGTGCCGGGCCGCCGCGTCGGTGTCCTGGACGTCGACGACTCCCCACGCGTTCCTCAGCAGTTCGCGGTAGGGGCGGCCGTACCCCGTGCTGCCGCCGTAGTTCACCTCGATGACGGCGAACCCCCGCGTGGTCCAGTAC is from Yinghuangia sp. ASG 101 and encodes:
- a CDS encoding urease subunit alpha is translated as MTVIDRRQYALLYGPTTGDRVRLADTDLVVEVTEDLCRPRGAAGDEAVFGAGRVVRESMGQSVATRAEGAPDTVVTGAVIIDHWGVVKADVGIRDGRIAGIGKAGNPDTMDGVHPDLVIGPSTEVISGNGRILTAGAVDCHVHLVAPQQFAVALGSGVTTMIGGGTGPADGTKSAGTTPGAWHLARMLEALDDVPLNFVLLGKGNTVSDEALWEQLRAGAGGFAVHAHWGATPAAIDTSLRVADAAGVQVALHADTLGEVGFVDAALAAIGDRTVHAYHTESASDVVTVASLPNILPSSTNSSRPHTVNTAEEHLGTAHLGAALAAEDVLHDLGAISMIGSDGQGTGRVGETVMRTWQTAHVNKLRRGALAGDVASDNLRARRYVAKYTICPAVAYGLDTEVGSIAVGKLADLVLWDPAFFGVRPHLVLKGGTIAHAATGDPNAAVPTAQPVLPRPMFAAAATSLHFVAHAALEDDLPARLDVRRTLAPLTDTRTRNKSTMPLNNATPLIELTGETPTLRVNGEKIEPRPAGILPMAQRYFLF
- a CDS encoding urease subunit gamma — protein: MLLTPHEQERLMLSYAADLAARRRQRGLRLNHPEAVAVLSSFLLEGARDGRSVVDLQEAGRHVLGRGDVMDGVPEMLGEVQVEATFPDGTKLVTVHRPIP